A genomic segment from Saprospiraceae bacterium encodes:
- a CDS encoding (2Fe-2S)-binding protein, translated as MPSFSINVNGKPYTINTEEDTPLLWVLREHLGLTGTKYGCGVGQCGACTVHLNGNPMRSCTLPVSGVAEGQKVTTIEGLSADGTHPIQQAWVAEQVPQCGYCQSGQIMQAAALLDKNPQASRAEIIQHMNGNLCRCGTYTRIVKAIETAAKNV; from the coding sequence ATGCCTTCCTTTTCAATCAACGTCAATGGGAAACCCTATACGATCAATACAGAAGAAGACACCCCGCTTTTGTGGGTTTTGCGGGAACATCTCGGTTTAACAGGAACTAAGTATGGTTGTGGTGTAGGGCAATGTGGCGCCTGTACCGTTCACCTTAATGGAAACCCGATGAGGTCCTGTACGTTGCCTGTTTCAGGGGTGGCCGAGGGACAAAAGGTTACCACGATCGAAGGCCTTTCGGCGGATGGCACTCACCCTATTCAGCAAGCTTGGGTAGCCGAACAAGTACCTCAATGTGGCTATTGCCAATCGGGGCAAATCATGCAGGCCGCCGCCTTATTAGACAAAAATCCACAAGCTAGCAGGGCGGAAATTATTCAGCATATGAATGGCAATTTGTGCCGATGCGGAACTTATACGCGTATCGTAAAAGCTATTGAAACCGCCGCTAAAAACGTATAA
- a CDS encoding lactonase family protein, with product MKLIIRQLLCCSLVLSSCQSASEGEQKAQEAEAGPSPVFLFIGTYTPKEAVPAGKASGIYVYKMDTEHGTLTKIDSIEGPLNPSYLAIHPNGRYLYAVNEMADGTDAVLGQVSAFSIDAGEMKFQKLNTVSAQGDAPCHLTITPDGKHLLVANYVGGNIAAFPIASDGALGEATSVVQHEGSGPDKGRQKEPHAHMVKLFPIGENNFVSVDLGIDRVLHYQLDENTGQINGVAETPTSPGAGPRHLDFHPKSSWVYVVNELNHTIEVFHYTTILAPFERKQTISTLSEGSQAQAYPGAIKVHPNGRFLYASNRGQTEEENSIAMYQIDAENGQLTFLGVQSVNGSFPRDFEIDPSGKFLLVANQKSNNVVVYTINLETGTLEETELDYEINTPVCLKFLTL from the coding sequence ATGAAATTGATCATTCGTCAACTATTATGCTGTAGTCTCGTCCTTTCTTCTTGCCAATCCGCTTCAGAAGGAGAACAAAAAGCACAGGAAGCTGAGGCAGGACCAAGCCCTGTTTTTCTTTTTATAGGCACCTACACCCCAAAAGAAGCAGTGCCTGCTGGCAAGGCATCGGGTATTTATGTATATAAAATGGACACCGAACATGGCACCTTGACTAAAATCGATAGCATTGAAGGGCCTCTAAACCCGTCCTACTTAGCCATACATCCCAATGGCCGCTACCTGTATGCTGTCAACGAGATGGCAGATGGAACAGATGCCGTTTTAGGACAAGTGAGCGCTTTTTCCATTGATGCAGGCGAGATGAAATTTCAAAAATTGAACACCGTTTCCGCCCAGGGAGACGCACCTTGCCATCTAACCATCACCCCAGATGGGAAACATTTGCTAGTAGCCAATTATGTGGGCGGGAATATTGCGGCTTTTCCGATCGCATCGGATGGGGCCTTGGGCGAAGCCACTTCGGTGGTTCAGCATGAAGGGAGTGGGCCAGATAAAGGTCGGCAAAAAGAGCCACATGCTCACATGGTCAAGCTTTTTCCCATTGGCGAAAATAATTTTGTAAGTGTTGATTTGGGGATTGATCGGGTTCTTCATTACCAGTTGGATGAAAACACCGGGCAAATTAATGGCGTAGCGGAGACCCCCACCTCGCCAGGCGCTGGACCACGGCACCTCGATTTTCACCCAAAATCATCCTGGGTTTATGTGGTAAATGAACTAAATCACACGATTGAAGTGTTTCATTATACAACAATCCTTGCGCCCTTCGAGCGAAAACAGACAATTTCTACCTTGAGTGAAGGTTCACAGGCCCAGGCTTATCCTGGAGCCATTAAGGTGCACCCCAATGGGCGCTTTTTATATGCTTCCAATAGGGGGCAAACGGAAGAGGAGAACAGTATCGCTATGTATCAAATTGACGCCGAAAATGGTCAATTGACCTTTTTGGGTGTCCAATCCGTTAATGGATCTTTTCCGCGAGATTTTGAAATTGATCCGAGTGGCAAATTTCTTTTGGTGGCGAATCAAAAGTCAAATAATGTAGTGGTCTATACGATAAACCTTGAAACAGGAACTTTAGAGGAAACCGAGTTAGACTATGAGATAAACACGCCGGTATGTTTGAAATTCCTCACGCTTTAG
- the ribB gene encoding 3,4-dihydroxy-2-butanone-4-phosphate synthase, with translation MASDNNVLAETIAQLNTIEEAIADIKAGKIIIVVDDEDRENEGDFICAAECVTPEIINFMATHGRGLICSPITEDRARELHLTRMVTHNTDLHETAFTISVDYKLKGCTTGISAYDRATGIKALVDPSTAPEDYARPGHIFPLVAKTGGVLRRTGHTEAAIDFASLAGFYPAGVLVEILNADGTMARLPQLIDIAAKFHLKIVSIKDLVAYRMKTVRLVKREESMEIDTAFGRFEFIAFKELNSSRNHLVIKKGEWKEEEPVLVRVHAGSNTGELFALMIKGMSKELHKTMQLISEAEKGAILLLRYDEEEDLIIKTIRALKVQEAKGEKLNPFLQRYMESEQKDIGIGSQILRDIGIRKIRLITNTPRKRVGLVGYGLEIVENVPL, from the coding sequence ATGGCAAGTGACAACAATGTTTTGGCAGAAACCATTGCCCAACTCAATACGATTGAGGAAGCCATTGCAGATATAAAGGCAGGAAAAATCATAATCGTCGTTGATGATGAAGATCGAGAGAACGAAGGCGATTTTATCTGTGCAGCGGAATGTGTAACGCCCGAGATCATCAACTTTATGGCTACCCATGGCCGCGGCCTAATTTGCTCACCTATTACCGAGGATAGGGCCAGGGAGTTACACTTGACCCGAATGGTAACCCACAATACGGATTTGCATGAAACGGCCTTCACGATTTCTGTAGATTATAAGCTAAAAGGCTGTACCACAGGTATCTCTGCCTATGACCGGGCTACTGGGATCAAAGCCCTGGTAGACCCCAGTACCGCTCCTGAGGATTATGCCAGGCCGGGTCATATCTTCCCGCTGGTGGCAAAAACAGGAGGAGTACTGAGGCGAACCGGCCATACAGAAGCTGCCATTGATTTTGCCAGTTTAGCTGGGTTTTACCCCGCTGGGGTTTTAGTGGAAATTTTGAATGCGGACGGCACCATGGCCAGGTTGCCTCAATTGATTGACATTGCAGCTAAATTCCACCTTAAGATCGTTTCGATTAAAGATTTGGTGGCGTATAGAATGAAAACGGTCCGTTTGGTGAAGCGGGAGGAAAGCATGGAAATCGATACCGCCTTTGGTCGATTTGAGTTCATCGCCTTTAAGGAATTAAATAGTAGCCGAAATCACCTGGTCATTAAAAAAGGAGAATGGAAGGAAGAGGAGCCCGTTTTGGTAAGGGTGCATGCAGGGTCTAACACAGGTGAGCTTTTTGCCTTGATGATAAAGGGAATGTCCAAGGAATTGCACAAAACCATGCAACTTATTTCGGAGGCAGAGAAAGGGGCGATTTTGCTATTGCGCTATGATGAGGAAGAAGACTTGATTATTAAAACCATAAGAGCGCTAAAGGTTCAGGAGGCAAAAGGGGAAAAACTTAATCCTTTCCTACAAAGATACATGGAATCAGAACAAAAGGATATTGGGATAGGCTCTCAAATTCTGCGAGATATAGGTATTCGGAAGATTCGCCTAATTACAAATACCCCGCGAAAAAGAGTGGGATTGGTAGGTTATGGCCTGGAGATTGTGGAGAACGTACCGCTCTAA
- a CDS encoding transporter: MMRLRLLKPALLFSLLGCFFMSTTLSGQLNTVFQGKFDAILKDALQKSPGQHGNHFIEAAERAANELSPALNNLIAGNISSFPLSSTSAGVTFDFSTGQPVSVSESLGPIFAETAKTLGKGKINFGFNYTLLNPSKIRGLNTKDILFSFSHVDVSEGQGQYLGFSPNESDVLDMNLGLNLDASIFAFYLTAGITNNLDLGVAIPLINLTMEGDILAVMNSFTWATLGEANHRFGGDATNPDLDYTDSYSANAAGLGDLALRLKYRFVQGSNANMAFLIDARVPTGDESNFLGTGKTSVRFSAILSQNFGDFTPHLNAGYDLRTADDDSDEFEFALGFDQKVANGLTFAFDILGEIDLNDDEAIALFPGITTIEDRIFNQDGTQAGSILRRINDSNIPNDIRDHIINAAAGLRYAPSDKVQLLGNILIPLNEGGLRPNFATTFGISISL; encoded by the coding sequence ATGATGAGATTAAGACTTCTAAAGCCAGCGTTGCTTTTCAGCCTACTTGGCTGCTTCTTTATGTCAACTACCCTAAGCGGTCAATTAAACACTGTTTTTCAAGGAAAATTTGATGCCATTTTAAAAGATGCCCTGCAAAAAAGTCCAGGGCAACATGGCAATCACTTCATTGAAGCGGCGGAAAGGGCCGCAAATGAACTTTCTCCTGCTTTAAATAACCTAATTGCAGGAAACATTTCTTCCTTTCCACTGAGCTCTACCTCAGCTGGTGTAACTTTTGATTTTTCCACCGGCCAACCGGTTAGCGTGAGTGAAAGTCTTGGGCCTATTTTCGCCGAAACGGCCAAGACTTTAGGAAAAGGCAAGATAAATTTCGGTTTTAACTACACCTTATTAAACCCTTCAAAAATTAGAGGATTAAATACGAAGGATATTCTATTTTCTTTCTCTCATGTCGATGTCTCGGAGGGCCAAGGGCAATACCTCGGTTTTAGCCCCAACGAAAGCGATGTCCTTGACATGAATTTAGGACTAAACCTAGATGCTAGTATTTTTGCTTTTTATCTTACAGCTGGGATTACCAATAATTTAGACCTAGGGGTAGCGATACCGCTGATCAACCTCACGATGGAGGGGGATATTTTAGCAGTAATGAATAGTTTTACCTGGGCTACCTTAGGTGAAGCTAACCATCGTTTTGGAGGTGATGCCACTAATCCTGATCTTGATTATACGGATTCCTACAGTGCCAATGCAGCTGGCTTAGGTGATTTAGCCTTAAGATTGAAATATCGTTTTGTGCAAGGTTCGAATGCCAATATGGCCTTCCTCATCGATGCGCGGGTTCCAACAGGGGATGAATCTAATTTCCTAGGGACGGGCAAAACGAGCGTCAGGTTTTCTGCCATTTTATCTCAAAATTTCGGTGATTTTACGCCTCACTTAAATGCTGGATACGATCTGAGAACAGCGGATGACGATAGTGATGAGTTTGAGTTTGCACTTGGGTTCGATCAGAAAGTCGCGAATGGCTTAACCTTTGCTTTTGATATCTTGGGCGAAATTGATTTGAATGATGATGAGGCCATTGCTTTATTTCCAGGCATCACTACCATTGAAGATCGCATCTTTAACCAGGATGGAACTCAGGCCGGAAGCATCCTTAGGAGAATAAACGATAGTAATATTCCGAATGATATTAGAGATCATATCATCAATGCAGCGGCAGGTTTAAGATACGCCCCGTCTGATAAAGTGCAATTACTTGGAAACATTCTTATTCCTTTAAACGAAGGAGGATTAAGGCCAAATTTTGCAACGACCTTCGGTATATCTATTTCGCTATAG
- a CDS encoding CHAT domain-containing tetratricopeptide repeat protein has protein sequence MKVCFAFLFFLLAFKQLSAYVVDTSQIRTHYQKALLWNEEKKTAQAATMAQQALSELKEIKNPPLDLEVGLHNILGDCALEAGNYIDAIKRYESAKDLIEKKGSKDGLLMAEVLNKLGNYYREIKEFGKAEGYLREALGIRKNILGNWNLKIADSYVNLGHCMNYIGDFDKALDFHQQALAIRTDLLPSFHPKIAQCYNNIGLCLDDKKEYDQALKAYHQAIEGYTVSYGKDHRDIADVYLNIGNIYGKLESIDTFIYYQTLALNIWLKTYEPDHPLIALAYNNLANAYDEQGNSEKAFQLFQKSLAIRISKYGEIHPDVAAIYFNMGLSYCWKENWSKAMETFQKCFRALNYKPGYLPTFQQVNDPILLLRLLQIVPEIPLHAYRESGEIGQLLEASSYFEQSDLLIDFLRTSYEAVGSKLMLANTAQDIYDTAIEITLALGELTNDKNYLRQAFQFSEKSKGILLLDALKKTEAGSFSGIPASTIAELKSIESDIGEMEKQRFLAWESKAEINNTLVDSLSNLIFQQKEALSKLIRNIEEKYPQYYNLRYATSTIPIDWLQENLLRPKQTIIEYFLGNNYLQIFVINKNDFNTKRIAITPEFRRALETINHSIRSFPYVSSTDLPKVIRQYASSANYLYTFLIAPIKTLIEETLIIIPDEELGFLSFETLLSSLPDSLSLFKTYPFLVKDYTISYNYSTGLFKEMVEHKNKKKLKPYLGFAPEFYDGNAKNLSNLKYNYEEVLGAKKSVGGQILFSHEATKSNFLQQQAVYKIIHLATHGKANNTAGDYSFLAFSENAEEQGDDALLYVREIYNLSTNAEMVVLSACETGTGELQKGEGIASIARSFSYAGAKSLIATQWSVDDKATSRLMHLFFDNIKRGLPKDLALRQAKLTFIETGSSKNIHPFFWASFIPIGNMEQLSFRSEWHSSGWFFGAFAALGFFYLLFIKFRTK, from the coding sequence ATGAAAGTTTGTTTTGCCTTCCTTTTTTTCCTCTTAGCTTTCAAGCAACTTTCTGCCTATGTGGTCGATACCAGCCAAATTCGAACACACTATCAAAAGGCACTTTTGTGGAATGAGGAAAAGAAGACGGCCCAAGCGGCTACCATGGCGCAACAGGCTCTTAGCGAATTAAAAGAAATAAAAAACCCTCCTTTAGATTTGGAGGTAGGCCTGCACAATATTTTGGGTGACTGTGCTTTGGAAGCAGGCAACTATATCGACGCCATTAAAAGGTATGAAAGCGCAAAAGACCTTATCGAAAAAAAAGGGTCAAAAGATGGCTTGCTCATGGCTGAAGTGCTCAATAAACTGGGAAATTACTACCGCGAGATCAAAGAATTTGGAAAGGCAGAAGGTTATTTAAGGGAGGCACTAGGCATTCGAAAAAACATATTAGGAAATTGGAATTTAAAGATTGCTGACAGCTATGTCAATCTTGGTCATTGCATGAATTACATAGGCGATTTTGATAAAGCCTTGGATTTTCACCAGCAAGCATTGGCTATCAGAACGGATTTATTGCCTAGTTTTCATCCAAAAATTGCCCAGTGCTACAATAATATTGGTCTTTGTCTGGACGATAAAAAGGAGTACGACCAAGCGCTCAAAGCCTATCACCAAGCGATTGAAGGTTACACCGTATCTTATGGAAAAGATCACCGCGACATAGCAGATGTATATCTCAACATTGGCAACATTTATGGCAAACTGGAGTCTATTGATACCTTTATATACTATCAAACCCTTGCGCTAAATATCTGGTTGAAGACCTATGAACCTGACCATCCTTTGATTGCTTTGGCTTATAATAACTTAGCCAATGCCTATGATGAGCAAGGCAATAGTGAAAAAGCTTTTCAATTATTTCAAAAATCATTGGCGATTAGGATTAGCAAGTATGGAGAAATACATCCGGATGTGGCTGCCATCTATTTCAATATGGGCCTGAGCTATTGCTGGAAAGAAAATTGGTCAAAAGCGATGGAAACCTTTCAGAAATGTTTTAGAGCATTAAATTACAAACCCGGTTATCTTCCTACTTTCCAACAAGTAAATGACCCGATTTTATTATTGCGGCTTTTACAAATTGTTCCGGAAATCCCACTGCATGCTTATCGGGAATCAGGGGAAATTGGGCAATTATTGGAAGCATCCAGTTATTTTGAGCAGTCCGACTTGCTCATTGATTTTTTGAGAACCAGCTATGAGGCGGTGGGTTCAAAGCTGATGCTAGCCAATACTGCTCAAGACATTTATGACACGGCCATTGAAATCACGCTTGCATTGGGAGAACTCACCAATGATAAAAATTACTTGAGACAGGCTTTTCAATTTTCTGAAAAGAGCAAGGGCATTCTTCTACTCGATGCGCTTAAAAAAACGGAAGCGGGGTCATTCTCAGGCATCCCAGCTTCCACCATTGCTGAATTAAAAAGCATCGAATCTGACATTGGTGAAATGGAAAAGCAAAGGTTTTTGGCTTGGGAGAGCAAAGCGGAGATCAATAACACCCTGGTAGATAGCCTCAGCAATTTAATCTTTCAGCAAAAAGAAGCATTGTCTAAACTGATTCGAAATATTGAAGAAAAGTACCCGCAATATTACAATCTTCGATACGCTACTTCAACCATCCCGATTGATTGGCTGCAAGAAAACCTACTGAGGCCAAAACAAACGATTATTGAGTATTTTTTGGGAAATAACTATTTGCAAATTTTTGTCATTAACAAAAATGATTTCAATACTAAGCGGATTGCTATTACACCAGAATTTCGTAGAGCGCTGGAAACGATCAATCATTCGATCCGGAGTTTTCCATATGTATCCTCTACAGATTTACCAAAGGTGATCCGACAATATGCTTCGTCTGCCAATTATTTGTATACCTTTTTAATCGCCCCCATCAAAACACTCATTGAGGAAACCCTGATCATTATTCCTGATGAGGAACTAGGATTTCTTTCCTTTGAGACCCTGCTTTCCAGCCTTCCCGATAGCCTATCATTGTTTAAAACATATCCTTTTCTGGTAAAAGACTATACGATTAGTTATAACTATTCTACAGGCCTGTTCAAGGAAATGGTGGAACATAAAAACAAAAAAAAGCTAAAGCCTTATCTTGGTTTCGCGCCTGAATTCTATGATGGAAATGCCAAAAATTTATCCAATTTGAAGTATAATTACGAGGAAGTTTTAGGTGCAAAAAAAAGTGTGGGTGGACAAATTTTATTCAGCCATGAAGCAACAAAATCTAATTTTCTTCAGCAACAGGCAGTCTATAAAATTATTCATCTGGCCACCCATGGAAAAGCAAATAATACGGCTGGCGATTACTCTTTTCTCGCGTTTAGTGAAAATGCCGAAGAACAGGGTGATGATGCACTACTGTATGTAAGAGAGATTTACAATTTATCAACAAATGCCGAAATGGTGGTTTTAAGTGCTTGCGAAACGGGGACTGGTGAGCTCCAAAAAGGGGAAGGGATTGCTAGTATCGCCCGAAGTTTTTCCTACGCTGGTGCCAAAAGTCTGATTGCTACCCAGTGGAGTGTCGATGATAAGGCGACCAGCAGGCTCATGCACCTGTTTTTTGATAATATCAAACGTGGATTACCCAAAGACCTGGCCCTGCGACAAGCCAAGTTGACCTTTATTGAGACCGGTAGTTCTAAAAATATTCATCCTTTCTTTTGGGCCTCCTTTATTCCCATTGGCAATATGGAGCAGCTTTCCTTTAGGTCGGAATGGCATTCCTCTGGGTGGTTTTTCGGTGCCTTTGCTGCGCTTGGTTTCTTTTATCTTCTTTTTATAAAATTCCGTACTAAGTAA
- a CDS encoding caspase family protein, whose product MKAIQFLKTTFFLFFCSFSFAQADLHLLSNWEYSIPEGTNEKINKVINSIDGNIIAVGETVGDSGKDTDGLFLVIDPKTGRKRNNSKQFGDGGNDAFKSVIQNYDGTFTIVGYKTLGNREGKKGWIINVDLNGDIIEEHLSQKIPGENELIDIAINSKGEALAMGMAYENRAQQLFTVSISNGKPLSNRLIGNDELVWGRALTSGADDNFVLVGTTSNENRTHQNDIWLLKVDAKGLDKWGGPKFFGDTGLQQGLGITTSYLKGGYAVIGSSSSGPFGEEDVWLLKIDESGRKEWDEFYGGYSTDKGTAVIELSEGGYAIAGQTKSHMPKASFSILNMIITDAQGKTVDTKTQSIFKGEDDNTALGLVELFNGEDLVLTGSSAFKKNQQFSRSFVGAFSYKLRSNQQTGDDTFGNANTEILSLSSATFFDANGNKALEAGERGYYVFNVKNNSSKNLHDISGQISVDNLRSELDFWKEIKLGTIPAGKSKRLIIPVKAQRPLSDMVKLNVNLAVEGRFAASSMAQVEAAQVDPPKLIVSHTNFTPAANPSPGETVKLLMELTNLGGMITPLIPAKFILPPGVNPQGSASIQVPGIRPGEKQMISFYFTVDPSFQDNNITITFETSKQGTLDAVSKTLFLPFERSIVRTPQDEIYWVTPDPDEHNGKTIEVSEREVDIKVMALSDRELLKKNFSNRVNGRRPQGQKMDESTLSPPNNFQGRYRQTYSSKVRLEEGLNEIEIIYVDEDGNTVKSQSRTLTINYIPKDKPNLYVLSIGVEHGDLKYTVKDAKDFAATYYGLKDNSGQGFKKVDVRQLLNKHETEKINIQKAFKDLRNWGIKDGDLVVVFISSHGKILDNNKYVLMPSDYDPRYEDITAIDFNEDVLKQLRSVDGNKLVFIDACHSGIAGSRSFTDGAASKVMNDLIQSTDGLEIFASCSDSEFSYEDDAWNNGAFTKAILEAFRNEPVEIDGKRISADIFKDNAITRERENGSDGVITIEELQIFLDLRVPYLAEKQKGKPQHPANKSATRLKKNTGIFMVY is encoded by the coding sequence ATGAAAGCAATACAATTTCTCAAGACTACTTTTTTCCTTTTCTTCTGCTCCTTTTCCTTTGCACAGGCAGACCTCCATTTATTAAGCAATTGGGAATATTCCATACCTGAAGGAACAAATGAAAAAATTAATAAGGTCATCAATTCCATTGATGGTAATATTATTGCTGTGGGAGAAACAGTGGGTGATAGTGGAAAGGATACCGATGGGCTTTTTTTGGTCATTGATCCCAAAACAGGAAGAAAGCGCAACAATAGTAAACAGTTTGGCGATGGAGGGAATGATGCCTTCAAATCTGTTATACAAAACTATGATGGTACCTTCACCATTGTAGGTTATAAAACGCTGGGAAATAGAGAGGGAAAAAAAGGATGGATCATTAATGTTGACCTAAACGGAGATATAATTGAGGAACACCTTTCTCAAAAAATACCCGGAGAAAATGAATTAATAGATATTGCCATCAACTCAAAAGGAGAGGCGCTTGCCATGGGAATGGCCTATGAGAACCGAGCGCAGCAATTATTTACGGTATCCATTAGTAATGGAAAACCATTGAGTAATCGCCTTATTGGCAACGATGAATTGGTATGGGGAAGGGCACTTACCAGTGGTGCTGATGATAATTTTGTGTTGGTAGGTACCACCAGTAATGAAAATAGAACCCACCAGAATGATATTTGGCTATTGAAAGTAGATGCAAAAGGCCTCGATAAATGGGGTGGACCAAAATTCTTTGGCGATACGGGCTTGCAACAGGGCTTGGGTATTACGACTTCCTACCTCAAGGGCGGTTATGCTGTCATTGGATCAAGCAGTTCAGGCCCCTTTGGAGAGGAGGATGTTTGGTTGCTTAAAATAGACGAAAGTGGCAGAAAGGAATGGGATGAGTTTTATGGAGGCTACAGTACAGATAAAGGAACCGCTGTCATTGAATTATCAGAAGGCGGTTATGCCATTGCCGGACAGACCAAGTCACATATGCCAAAGGCCAGTTTTTCTATCCTTAATATGATTATAACCGATGCCCAAGGAAAAACAGTAGATACTAAAACACAGTCTATCTTTAAAGGAGAAGACGATAATACAGCCCTTGGCCTGGTCGAACTCTTTAATGGAGAGGATTTAGTGCTCACAGGAAGCTCTGCCTTTAAAAAGAACCAACAATTCTCCCGGTCATTTGTAGGCGCTTTTTCTTATAAATTAAGATCAAATCAGCAAACTGGAGACGATACGTTTGGAAACGCCAACACCGAAATACTCTCCTTGTCATCAGCCACTTTTTTTGATGCAAATGGAAACAAAGCCTTAGAAGCAGGGGAAAGGGGATATTATGTTTTTAATGTTAAAAATAATTCCAGCAAGAATCTCCATGACATCAGCGGGCAAATCTCGGTGGACAACTTACGTAGCGAACTTGATTTTTGGAAAGAAATAAAATTGGGGACTATTCCTGCTGGAAAATCAAAACGTTTAATTATTCCTGTAAAGGCCCAAAGGCCACTGTCTGATATGGTTAAGCTGAATGTCAACCTGGCAGTAGAAGGGCGCTTTGCGGCTAGTTCAATGGCCCAAGTGGAGGCCGCCCAGGTGGACCCACCCAAATTGATCGTTAGTCATACTAACTTCACCCCTGCGGCTAATCCTAGTCCGGGAGAAACCGTCAAACTCCTCATGGAGTTGACCAACCTGGGTGGGATGATTACCCCCCTTATTCCCGCCAAATTTATACTCCCTCCTGGCGTGAACCCTCAGGGATCTGCCAGCATTCAAGTACCTGGTATCAGACCGGGCGAAAAACAAATGATTTCTTTCTATTTTACAGTTGATCCTTCTTTCCAGGATAATAATATCACCATCACCTTTGAAACTTCAAAACAAGGAACACTTGATGCCGTTTCAAAAACGCTCTTCCTGCCCTTCGAACGAAGTATCGTTCGTACTCCGCAGGATGAAATTTATTGGGTAACACCCGACCCCGACGAACATAATGGCAAAACCATTGAGGTAAGTGAAAGAGAAGTAGATATCAAAGTGATGGCGCTTTCTGACCGCGAATTGTTAAAGAAGAATTTTTCCAACCGGGTGAATGGACGAAGGCCACAGGGACAAAAAATGGACGAAAGTACCCTTTCGCCTCCCAATAACTTTCAAGGAAGATACCGACAAACCTATAGTTCTAAAGTCCGACTGGAAGAAGGCCTGAATGAAATAGAGATTATATATGTGGACGAGGATGGAAATACCGTTAAAAGCCAAAGCCGAACGCTTACCATCAACTATATTCCAAAAGACAAGCCTAATTTATACGTGTTGTCGATTGGGGTAGAACACGGTGATTTAAAATATACGGTCAAAGACGCAAAGGATTTTGCCGCAACCTATTATGGCCTGAAAGATAACAGCGGCCAAGGCTTCAAAAAAGTAGATGTCCGACAACTGCTTAATAAGCATGAAACAGAAAAGATCAACATTCAAAAAGCTTTTAAAGATCTCAGAAATTGGGGTATTAAAGATGGTGACCTGGTAGTGGTTTTTATCTCTTCTCATGGTAAAATCCTGGATAACAACAAATATGTCCTAATGCCTTCGGATTACGATCCTCGCTACGAAGACATTACCGCAATAGATTTTAATGAGGATGTGTTGAAACAATTGCGATCAGTTGATGGTAATAAGCTGGTCTTTATTGATGCCTGCCACAGTGGAATAGCCGGTAGTAGGTCCTTTACCGATGGCGCTGCCAGTAAAGTGATGAATGATTTGATCCAGTCGACAGACGGCCTTGAAATCTTTGCCTCCTGTAGCGATAGTGAGTTTTCCTATGAAGATGATGCCTGGAATAATGGGGCTTTTACCAAAGCCATCTTAGAAGCTTTTAGGAATGAACCAGTGGAAATAGATGGGAAACGGATCAGTGCAGATATTTTTAAAGATAATGCCATTACACGCGAAAGAGAAAATGGCAGCGATGGGGTAATAACCATCGAGGAATTACAAATTTTCCTTGACCTTAGAGTGCCTTACCTCGCCGAAAAGCAAAAAGGAAAACCGCAACATCCGGCTAACAAATCAGCTACCCGGCTAAAAAAGAATACGGGGATATTTATGGTTTATTGA
- a CDS encoding flavin reductase family protein, with translation MVDTLELRKVMGQFATGVTVITTSSSNNIFGFTANSYTSVSLDPPLVLFCLNKQSNGCSIFLENECFAVNILAEDQQMVSNGFANKELSAEDRFEMVQHTRGRTGSPLIDGTLGWLDCKLTTSIESGDHIIFIGEVVDVRHDATQTPLLYFQGNYRAIQ, from the coding sequence ATGGTAGATACGCTGGAATTAAGAAAGGTAATGGGACAATTTGCCACGGGAGTCACTGTAATAACCACCAGTTCGAGCAATAATATATTTGGTTTTACGGCCAATTCATATACCTCAGTTTCGCTTGATCCACCACTGGTTTTGTTTTGTTTAAATAAACAATCAAATGGCTGTTCCATTTTTTTAGAAAATGAATGTTTTGCCGTCAATATATTAGCCGAGGACCAACAGATGGTATCGAATGGTTTTGCGAACAAGGAGCTAAGCGCCGAAGATCGTTTTGAAATGGTTCAACATACGAGGGGGAGAACGGGGTCTCCTCTAATCGACGGTACGCTCGGCTGGCTCGATTGCAAGCTCACCACTTCTATTGAAAGTGGTGATCACATCATATTCATAGGCGAAGTGGTGGATGTAAGGCATGATGCCACCCAAACACCACTCCTTTATTTTCAGGGCAATTATCGAGCCATTCAATAA